One Apium graveolens cultivar Ventura unplaced genomic scaffold, ASM990537v1 ctg2964, whole genome shotgun sequence genomic window carries:
- the LOC141700847 gene encoding secreted RxLR effector protein 161-like, with protein sequence MERPTILHQAVAKRILRYVKGTLEFGLMYLHNKENEVLIGYSDSDLAGNVEDRRSTGGMVFYLNNSLITWASQKQRCVALSSCEAEFMAATAAACQAVWLKRLLSQIAKINVGPVTLFIDNQSAIDLAKNPVFHGRSKHIDIRYHYIRECVENGEIEVKHLLAVVAIQHGDNVGVLQNKYVSDVVCSGLSV encoded by the exons ATGGAAAGGCCAACTATACTACACCAAGCTGTAGCAAAACGCATACTTCGTTATGTGAAAGGGACTCTCGAGTTTGGCCTGATGTATTTGCACAATAAGGAGAATGAGGTGTTGATCGGATACTCAGATAGTGACCTGGCCGGCAACGTGGAAGATAGGAGAAGCACAGGAGGCATGGTGTTCTACCTAAATAATAGTTTGATAACGTGGGCGTCTCAAAAACAAAGATGCGTTGCACTTTCTTCGTGCGAAGCCGAGTTCATGGCTGCGACTGCTGCAGCATGCCAGGCAGTTTGGTTAAAAAGGTTGTTGTCTCAGATTGCAAAAATTAATGTTGGTCCAGTTACTTTGTTCATTGATAATCAGTCTGCGATTGATTTGGCTAAAAATCCGGTATTCCATGGTCGTAGCAAACATATAGATATCCGGTATCACTACATACGCGAGTGTGTGGAGAATGGAGAGATCGAGGTTAAGCAC CTACTGGCAGTTGTGGCAATCCAGCATGGAGATAATGTAGGAGTGCTGCAGAATAAATATGTTAGTGATGTAGTTTGTTCAGGACTTTCTGTTTAG